ACGTTCATCAACATCCAACTGGATCTGTTCTCGTGTCGGAATATTTAAGATCTTACCTATGAAATTGTCTTTATTTACTTCGAACCATTCTACGGAATCAACTTCAGTAGAAGCTTCGATCGCTTCTTGTACAAGCGGCATTGTTCTGCTTTTTTCTTTTATTGTAATTTCATTTTCCGGTCTTACCAGGAAAGAAGGAATATTCACCTTGCGTCCATCTACCTGAATATGACCATGTCGAATGATCTGACGGGCAGATTTGCGGGAAGGTGCAAATCCCATTCTATATATTACATTATCAAGTCTGCATTCCAGGATCTGT
This region of Candidatus Cloacimonadota bacterium genomic DNA includes:
- the rpsD gene encoding 30S ribosomal protein S4, whose product is MARYTGPSCKLCRREGTKLFIKGARCNSDKCAFERRAYIPGDHGSGKRFRKRLSDYGIHLREKQKVRRIYGILEKQFRKYFKMAAKKTGVTGTNLLQILECRLDNVIYRMGFAPSRKSARQIIRHGHIQVDGRKVNIPSFLVRPENEITIKEKSRTMPLVQEAIEASTEVDSVEWFEVNKDNFIGKILNIPTREQIQLDVDERLIVEYYSK